In Leptospira stimsonii, a single window of DNA contains:
- a CDS encoding WbuC family cupin fold metalloprotein, with protein MQEILALLVNPILLSTVNPDSNSKPPKQLITDSLFLEVLQKAGTSPRGRANHNFHDLSEVYQRFLNVLTKNTYVQAHRHKSPPKPETFLVLRGSLGFVLFNDDGSVLETHLLNAEGPTFGIDVAPGVYHTLVCLSDNAVCFEGKSGPYNPSTDKDFAPWAPAEGESGWEEYLEKLRVLF; from the coding sequence ATGCAGGAAATACTTGCACTGCTTGTAAATCCTATCTTATTGAGTACTGTGAATCCAGACTCGAACTCCAAACCGCCTAAACAATTAATCACTGATTCCCTTTTTCTCGAGGTGCTTCAAAAAGCAGGCACCTCTCCACGTGGAAGAGCAAACCACAACTTCCACGATCTCTCCGAAGTATATCAAAGGTTTCTTAACGTTCTTACAAAGAATACCTATGTACAAGCTCATAGACACAAATCACCTCCTAAACCGGAAACCTTCCTTGTATTAAGAGGAAGTCTTGGTTTTGTTCTATTTAACGACGATGGTTCCGTCCTTGAAACACATCTCTTAAACGCGGAGGGGCCGACGTTCGGAATCGACGTCGCACCGGGCGTCTATCATACCCTCGTTTGTCTTTCGGACAACGCAGTTTGCTTTGAAGGAAAATCCGGGCCCTACAATCCTTCCACGGACAAAGACTTTGCTCCTTGGGCTCCCGCTGAGGGAGAATCGGGTTGGGAAGAATATTTAGAGAAATTAAGAGTTCTTTTTTAG
- a CDS encoding helix-turn-helix domain-containing protein, protein MKLDSAGITGILTSSRTFFSKEGVDSFLIQIPPYELATFLKEPLKEITGRSICLEDLFSERSISEFKADCIEERGKNLPSGWAWSRFYKNLKKRKESNPYIEHVLSIMNAVEGKASISSLCKEFGISQSKMERDFKTYIGLSPKEYSDLIRFRKSVLIKDDSKNLTDLAYVSGYYDQSHFIREFKKRTGKTPKQWFK, encoded by the coding sequence ATGAAATTGGATTCCGCAGGGATAACGGGTATCCTTACGAGCTCGAGGACTTTTTTTTCTAAAGAAGGCGTTGATTCTTTTTTGATTCAGATTCCTCCTTACGAGTTGGCGACTTTTCTCAAAGAACCGTTAAAAGAGATCACTGGCCGAAGCATTTGTCTGGAAGATTTATTTTCGGAGCGCTCGATTTCCGAATTCAAAGCGGACTGTATCGAAGAAAGAGGAAAAAATCTTCCTTCAGGATGGGCCTGGTCTCGTTTTTACAAGAACCTAAAAAAGCGAAAAGAATCCAATCCGTATATCGAACACGTTCTTTCAATTATGAACGCCGTCGAGGGAAAAGCTTCGATCTCTTCACTCTGTAAAGAATTTGGTATTAGTCAAAGTAAAATGGAAAGAGATTTTAAAACTTATATCGGTCTTTCCCCGAAAGAATATTCCGATCTCATTCGTTTTAGAAAATCAGTTTTAATTAAGGATGATAGCAAGAACTTAACGGATCTTGCATACGTTTCCGGTTACTATGACCAGTCTCACTTCATCCGCGAGTTTAAAAAAAGAACGGGAAAAACTCCGAAACAATGGTTTAAATAA
- a CDS encoding class I SAM-dependent RNA methyltransferase: MKTESEGHKSSPKKISLEPRAWVNLGYSIANSKEGTFFLKNAIPGETVLATLIKKSGSLAWGIGSEIVNKGSERIPSDCSAFPKCGGCSYRHISYQKELEVKKFLLKETLERSFSKNHIQIPEIEILSGDPIGYRNTAQIPLGFSGTKRIAGFYEEFSHSIVALPEEGCKNLPNEMNFAIQEFLNNEEIGSKPVSKLKSLSFRLEGERVVFYKSESVVLRETVRLPLPKEIVCEIPPSGFSQINRFLIALWLEKIYELVPGDQECILELYCGSGLISVALHGKSKTWIGYELSKDSVKQAKKNLSKNELSPRDFKSLDLEKESLPEEDLNSTCWIANPPRSGLSKKVVQSFRKKKPKEFLYSSCNHTTLARDLADLCEDSYILRNIVLVDFFPRTKHFEVIVKIERK; this comes from the coding sequence ATGAAAACCGAGTCTGAGGGACATAAAAGTAGTCCCAAAAAAATTTCACTCGAACCACGGGCTTGGGTGAATCTCGGTTATTCGATTGCGAATTCGAAAGAAGGAACTTTTTTTTTAAAAAATGCAATCCCCGGCGAGACCGTCCTTGCAACTCTTATCAAAAAATCTGGCTCGCTTGCCTGGGGAATCGGATCCGAGATCGTAAACAAGGGATCGGAAAGAATTCCCTCGGATTGTTCCGCTTTTCCAAAATGCGGCGGTTGTTCGTACCGGCACATTTCCTACCAAAAAGAATTGGAAGTGAAAAAGTTTCTCCTAAAGGAAACCTTGGAACGCTCTTTTTCCAAAAATCATATTCAAATTCCTGAAATTGAAATTTTAAGTGGAGATCCGATCGGTTATAGGAACACGGCGCAGATTCCATTAGGATTTTCCGGAACAAAACGAATCGCCGGTTTTTATGAAGAATTTTCACATTCCATCGTTGCTCTTCCCGAAGAAGGTTGTAAGAATCTTCCGAACGAAATGAATTTTGCGATTCAAGAATTTTTAAACAATGAAGAAATCGGATCTAAACCTGTTTCAAAATTAAAGTCACTTTCTTTTCGTTTAGAGGGAGAAAGGGTCGTATTCTATAAAAGCGAATCGGTCGTTCTTCGAGAAACGGTTCGTCTTCCATTGCCAAAGGAAATCGTTTGTGAGATTCCACCGAGCGGTTTTTCTCAAATCAATCGTTTTCTGATTGCTCTCTGGCTGGAAAAAATATACGAACTCGTCCCGGGAGATCAGGAATGTATATTAGAATTATATTGTGGATCGGGATTGATTTCCGTTGCGCTTCATGGTAAAAGTAAGACTTGGATCGGGTATGAACTTTCCAAAGATTCCGTAAAACAAGCAAAGAAGAATCTTTCTAAAAACGAGCTTTCACCTCGTGATTTTAAATCCTTGGATTTAGAAAAAGAATCGCTTCCGGAGGAAGATCTCAATTCTACTTGTTGGATCGCGAATCCTCCAAGATCGGGTTTGTCGAAAAAAGTAGTTCAATCCTTCCGAAAAAAGAAACCGAAAGAATTCTTATATTCCAGTTGTAACCATACTACTTTAGCAAGGGATTTAGCGGATTTATGCGAAGATTCTTACATTCTTAGGAATATTGTTCTCGTAGATTTTTTTCCAAGAACCAAACACTTTGAAGTGATCGTGAAGATCGAAAGAAAATAA
- a CDS encoding slr1659 superfamily regulator, translating to MEISKEDYSVETEKNRGRVKISGTLRLHNVEEYEPIITLIENALENAGRGKAIIDIKNLDFLNSAGIASISRFVAGYNKKNISNIEFKGNKERYWQIKFLENLKKLRAEIKTSLD from the coding sequence ATGGAAATATCGAAAGAAGATTATTCCGTCGAAACGGAAAAAAATCGCGGAAGAGTAAAGATTTCCGGAACATTGCGTTTACACAATGTGGAAGAATATGAACCGATCATTACTCTTATTGAAAACGCACTTGAAAACGCGGGCCGAGGAAAAGCGATCATTGATATAAAGAATTTAGATTTTCTAAATAGCGCCGGTATCGCGAGTATTTCAAGATTTGTCGCCGGGTATAACAAAAAGAATATCAGTAACATTGAGTTTAAGGGAAATAAAGAAAGATACTGGCAGATTAAGTTTTTGGAAAATTTAAAAAAATTGCGCGCAGAAATCAAAACGAGTTTAGACTGA
- a CDS encoding cation-binding protein, with protein MHKESRRKVYNLPHRGIRNAFTIWLLEAGKTDPYDPNDIRNFISVSEEVFRILKVHAEDEDSVSLRQLALVDPSFAAKDKEEHETLEMKLEELRKLSTRIAELSEEPEAVSLKLSEFYENLISFQLSYSNHMEHEEVITQKKIWESFSDSELEEQQKQIIISLSASDLGLWIKYIAPTLPPRERIGFESMTGSILSSKSN; from the coding sequence ATGCACAAAGAATCTAGGAGAAAAGTTTACAACCTACCGCACAGAGGAATTCGCAACGCATTCACAATTTGGTTATTGGAGGCGGGAAAAACCGATCCGTACGATCCGAACGACATACGGAATTTTATTTCCGTTTCAGAGGAAGTTTTTAGAATCTTAAAAGTGCACGCTGAGGATGAAGATTCGGTTTCCCTAAGACAATTAGCTTTGGTCGACCCTTCCTTTGCCGCGAAAGATAAAGAAGAGCACGAAACATTGGAAATGAAACTCGAAGAACTCAGAAAACTGAGCACGAGAATTGCGGAACTCTCAGAAGAGCCCGAAGCAGTATCTCTCAAACTTTCAGAATTTTACGAAAACCTAATATCCTTCCAGCTTTCTTATTCCAATCACATGGAGCATGAAGAAGTAATCACGCAAAAGAAAATCTGGGAATCTTTTTCAGACTCTGAATTGGAAGAACAACAAAAACAGATCATTATTTCCTTGAGTGCGTCCGATTTAGGGCTCTGGATAAAATACATAGCCCCAACTCTACCGCCCAGAGAACGAATCGGTTTTGAATCGATGACAGGATCTATTCTGAGTTCAAAATCAAATTGA
- a CDS encoding slr1658 superfamily regulator, whose translation MSYPVKYGHYNLIPDSLPSESEFSLKLRPMDLRVQWKRCSLTADYISNFCSFPEKLDPDSSNTISIVLNELIENAAKFSKDRKGEILLDLKYYSEILKIEIKNSTDELSKNKLENSIASLINRNSDEIYINRLKESPSPELNSGIGLMLLSKDFPVRLGFLIDDVSFGTYEITVRAYLDLNEVARTKRKALNT comes from the coding sequence ATGAGCTATCCAGTTAAATACGGGCACTACAATCTAATACCGGATTCTCTTCCGTCGGAAAGCGAATTTTCGCTTAAATTGAGACCGATGGATCTTCGGGTTCAATGGAAACGTTGCTCTTTAACCGCCGATTATATTTCTAACTTTTGCTCCTTTCCCGAAAAGCTGGATCCGGATTCCTCGAATACGATATCCATCGTATTGAATGAACTCATTGAAAACGCGGCGAAATTTTCCAAAGATAGAAAGGGAGAAATTCTTTTAGATCTGAAATACTATTCGGAAATCCTTAAAATTGAAATTAAGAATTCAACCGACGAACTTTCAAAGAATAAACTGGAAAACTCGATTGCTTCTTTGATCAACAGAAACTCGGATGAAATTTATATCAATCGATTGAAAGAATCACCTTCTCCGGAATTAAACTCGGGAATCGGCCTTATGCTTTTATCTAAGGATTTTCCGGTGCGATTAGGATTTTTAATCGATGACGTTTCTTTTGGAACGTATGAAATTACGGTGAGAGCTTACTTGGATTTAAACGAAGTGGCAAGGACGAAAAGAAAAGCTCTCAATACTTGA